A part of Melittangium boletus DSM 14713 genomic DNA contains:
- a CDS encoding peptide chain release factor 3 — MAFELDQEVARRRTFAIISHPDAGKTTLTEKLLLYGGAIHLAGSVKARRASRHATSDWMELEKQRGISVTSSVLQFPYRGHAVNLLDTPGHQDFSEDTYRTLAAADAAVMLIDAAKGVEPQTKKLFKVCRMRGIPIFTFVNKLDRFGRAPLELMDELEQVLGLRAYPMNWPIGMGPEFRGVYDRQHKVVHVFSAEGRHGESEVAERSVSIDSEEIHSVLTERELATLKEEIELLDIGGDEFTREKVTSGQLTPMFFGSAMTNFGVRPFLDAFLELAPAPTSRQTKEGPREPTYPKFSGFVFKIQANMDPAHRDRIAFLRVVSGRYTKGMSAFHSRLGKDVRLAKPSQFLAAERTAIEDAWPGDVIGLFDPGMFRIGDTLAEGEDLLFESVPRFSPEYFAIVRSKDPLRRKQMEKGLEQLSEEGTVQIFQQLGMGMKDPIVGVVGALQFEVLQFRVEHEYGARIILDRLPFSHARWVVGPNFDPKTFDWEGNRQTVQDRDGLPLVLFRDDWAMQHAEEKHPELKFLSAAPQLRQLAATGS; from the coding sequence ATGGCATTCGAGCTCGACCAGGAGGTCGCCCGTCGGCGCACCTTCGCGATTATCTCCCACCCCGACGCGGGCAAGACGACCCTCACCGAGAAGCTGTTGCTCTATGGTGGCGCCATCCATCTGGCGGGCAGCGTGAAGGCGCGCCGCGCGAGCCGTCACGCGACGAGCGATTGGATGGAGTTGGAGAAGCAGCGCGGTATCTCCGTGACGTCCTCGGTGTTGCAGTTCCCCTACCGGGGCCACGCGGTGAACCTGCTGGACACCCCGGGCCACCAGGACTTCTCCGAGGACACCTACCGCACGCTGGCGGCGGCGGACGCGGCGGTGATGCTCATCGACGCGGCCAAGGGCGTGGAGCCGCAGACCAAGAAGCTCTTCAAGGTCTGCCGCATGCGCGGCATCCCCATCTTCACCTTCGTGAACAAGCTGGACCGTTTCGGTCGCGCGCCGCTGGAGCTCATGGACGAGCTCGAGCAGGTGCTGGGCCTGCGCGCCTACCCGATGAACTGGCCCATCGGCATGGGGCCCGAGTTCCGGGGCGTGTATGACCGGCAGCACAAGGTGGTGCACGTCTTCTCCGCGGAGGGGCGCCACGGCGAGTCCGAGGTGGCCGAGCGCTCGGTGTCGATCGACTCCGAGGAAATCCACTCGGTGCTCACCGAGCGCGAGCTGGCCACCCTCAAGGAGGAGATCGAGCTGCTGGACATTGGTGGCGACGAGTTCACCCGGGAGAAGGTGACCTCGGGCCAGCTCACGCCCATGTTCTTCGGCAGCGCGATGACGAACTTCGGCGTGCGGCCCTTCCTGGACGCCTTCCTGGAGTTGGCGCCGGCGCCCACCTCGCGCCAGACGAAGGAGGGCCCGCGCGAGCCCACGTACCCGAAGTTCTCGGGCTTCGTGTTCAAGATCCAGGCGAACATGGACCCCGCGCACCGTGACCGCATCGCGTTCCTTCGCGTGGTGTCGGGCCGCTACACCAAGGGGATGAGCGCGTTCCACTCGCGGTTGGGCAAGGACGTGCGCCTGGCCAAGCCGAGCCAGTTCCTCGCAGCCGAGCGCACCGCCATCGAGGACGCGTGGCCGGGGGATGTGATTGGCCTGTTCGACCCGGGCATGTTCCGCATCGGGGACACGCTCGCGGAAGGCGAGGACCTGCTCTTCGAGAGCGTGCCGCGCTTCAGCCCGGAGTACTTCGCCATCGTGCGCTCGAAGGATCCCTTGCGCCGCAAGCAGATGGAGAAGGGCCTGGAGCAACTGTCCGAGGAAGGGACGGTGCAAATCTTCCAGCAGCTTGGAATGGGAATGAAGGACCCCATCGTCGGCGTGGTGGGTGCGCTGCAATTCGAAGTGCTCCAGTTCCGCGTGGAGCACGAGTACGGCGCGCGCATCATCCTGGACCGGTTGCCGTTCAGCCACGCGCGGTGGGTGGTGGGGCCGAACTTCGATCCGAAGACGTTCGATTGGGAAGGCAACCGGCAGACAGTGCAGGACCGGGATGGCCTGCCTCTAGTCCTATTCCGGGATGATTGGGCCATGCAGCACGCCGAGGAGAAGCACCCGGAGTTGAAGTTCTTGTCGGCGGCGCCCCAGTTGAGGCAACTTGCCGCGACCGGAAGCTGA